The Paenibacillus sp. FSL R7-0345 DNA segment ATTGCTCCATAGGATTGCTTGCCAAGCAAACTAAGTGGAAATATGTCATCTATTTCCCGGCAAACGGTTCTGAATAGGAGTTTAGGTGGGAAAAAGCTACTTAATTCTGCTATTTCCCGGCTTGCGGGAGGTTTGCGGTCTAAATAAGTGCCGATTTTCCACTTAATCCTCACAAATGGTATGAAGCTACGGAATTAAGTAGCGAAAATCCAACTAGATGTTGCTTCTGGAGGCCAATAGGGAGCTTATGCTCACAAAAAACTAAGCACATGCTTCCGAAGCGAGTTTTGTCAGAAGTCCATCCAATGAAGTATACCAAACAAAACTTTTAAGGAGAGATAATCATGGGACACTCAACTATTTACCCGACAGGAGCTACTGTATACAACCCGGCCAAGGCATGGAGCGGTTATACCGTCTATCAGGCAGGCGAGGAAGGGGTCGTGCTGATTGACATGAACGGCAAGGAGGTCCATCTGTGGCAGGGCCTGCTGGGCTTTCCCGCCAAAATCCTCCCAGGCGGCTATGTGCTGGGCAGCACAGGCAGAAGAGACCCGAAATTCGGCATTCAGGACAATGTCGATCTGGTGCAGGTGGACTGGGACGGCAATATAGTCTGGAAGTTTAATGGTTATGAGCACATTGAAGACCCGGGCTATGAGCCGCTGTGGTATGCCCGCCAGCATCATGACTATCAGCGCGAAGGCAATCCGGTAGGCTATTATGCTCCGGGCCTTGACCCGCAGGTGCATAGCGGCAAGACGCTGATCCTGGCTCATAAGAACCTGCATAACCATGAAATCTCCAACAAAGAGCTGCTGGATGACACGATCCTGGAAGTGGACTGGGACGGTAAAATCATCTGGGAGTGGAAGGCCAGCGATCATTTTGCCGAGCTGGGCTTTGACGAGGCGGCGCGCAATGTATTGTTCCGTGATCCGAATACCCGCTCCTTTGGCCATCTGGGCGGCGGCGTAGGCGACTGGCTGCATATCAACTCGGCTTCCTACGTAGGCCCGAACAAATTTTACGATAACGGGGATGAGCGTTTCCACCCGGACAACATCATCTGGGATGCGCGTGAAGCGAACATCATCGCCATTACCGACAGAGCAACCGGAGCTGTTGTTTGGCGGCTCGGACCGGACTACTCTCTGCCTGAACTGAAGCATATCGGCTGGATTATCGGCCAGCATCATGCCCATATCATTCCTAAGGGCCTGCCGGGCGAAGGAAATGTGCTTGTATTCGATAACGGCGGATGGGGCGGGTACGGCCTGCCGAATCCGGCATCGCCTTTTGGCCAGAAGAATGCTGTGCGCGACCACTCACGGATTCTGGAGATTAACCCGGTTACTTTTGAAATCGAGTGGCAATACACCTCGGCAGAGGCCGGCTTCTCCGTCCCTACGGATTCTTACAAATTCTATAGCCCGTATATCAGCTCCGCCCAGCGTTTGCCGAACGGCAACACACTCATTACGGAAGGCTCCAACGGCCGCCTGTTCGAGGTAACCGCAGAGCATGAAATCGTCTGGGAATACGTCTCTCCGTATACAGACCGCCGCAATACCAATATGGTGTACCGTTCTTACCGCGTGCCTTACGCCTGGGTTCCGCAGCTTGCGAAGCCGCAGGAAACAGAGATCGAACCGATTGATGTAACAACCTTCAGAGTACCGGGTGCAGCGCCAAAAGGCTCGGATTCTGTAGTAAGTGTAGCTACCACCCTGCCGTTCGTGGAGGGAGCCGCATGCGTGGCAACATCAGATGAAGGCGTGCTGCAGCGTAAAGGTTAGCCCATAGCCCATTAATATAACGAAGAGGTGAATCGTCTTGAAAAAATCAGGAACCTGGTACGGATCCGTTGTTCTGCTCTTATCCCTTTCCCTTGTTACTATCCTTTCCGGCTGCAGCTCCAAAGGTGATGCGGCCGCGTCCGGAGAGGCAGGCGGCAGCCAGCCTGCAGCCCTGAAGATCAAAATCGCCGACACCAACACCAATCCGGTGTTCCGGGTGGCGGCGGACAAGGGCTTTTTCAAAAATCATAACATTGATGCGGAAATTGTCACCTTTGCCTCACCGGCTGAGGGGGTAAACGCCCTGTTCATCAAACAGGTGGATGTAGCTTACGGCGCGGACTTTCCGGTGCTGAACGCGGTATCCAAGGGCGGGTATTCTATCATTGCTTCAGCGGGGCAGGCCACCGATCAGGCGGCTGCAGCCTGGAAGCTGTACGTAAGGGATGATATCCAGTCGGCGGCTGATCTGAAAGGCAAGAACCTCAGCTTCATCCGCGGCACTTTTATCCCGTACCTGTGGGATGAATACCTGAAGGAGCAGGGCGTTGCGCTGAGTGATGTGACGCTGACCGGACAGGGCGGTTTTGACGAAGCTTTTATTGCCCTGAAGCAGGGGGATATTGATGCAGCCTGGGTTATCGGATCGGCGCTCGTTGACAAGCTGGCGGCTCTTGAGAATGTGCATGAGCTGAGCGATATGTCCAAAACACCGGTACGGCTCGGTATGGGCATCGTGAGCAGTGACGATTTCATTTCAGCTAACCCGGATGGGATCGGCAATTTCCTGGCGGCGGTTGATGAAGCATCGGCCTATGCCCAGGAGCATCCTGAAGAAGTGGCTGACCTCATGTATGACGAAGTGAAGCAGCCCAAGGAAAATACACTGAAGGATCTGCCGCTCAATCCATGGATTATCGGCTTTACTCCCGCTGCTTATGACAGCCTGGCCGGACAGAAGGAATATATGATCAGTGCGGGAATCATCGAGAAGGATTTTGACCTGAAGGCTACGATCCATCTCGGCCCGCTTAAAAAAGTGCTGCCGGATACCGTGACTTACGGAGAGTAAAGAGATCAGTTAAACGAGAATTTTAACCACCCATTTAAAATGTTCAGGAGGTGTCTTGGATGTCTTCACTATCCAACCGTCACGCGATTCAGATCGAGCAGCTCCGTAAAAGCTACAGTGCCCAGACAACAGGGGACGTTCATTACATTATTAAAGACGTCAATCTGGTTATCAAAGGCGGAGAATTCTTCGTGCTGCTCGGTCCGAGCGGCTGCGGCAAATCGACACTGCTTAACATGATCGCCGGGTTTGTCTCCAAATCGGGAGGCAATCTGAAGGTGGACAATGTCGAGATTGACCGGCCGGGCAGAGACCGTGCGGTAGTCTTCCAGCAGGCGGATTCTTCCCTGTTCCCCTGGCTGACGGTCCGGGAGAATGTCGAGTTCGGGCTGCGGATGAAGAAGACACCAAAGGCCGAGCGCAAGGAGATATCAGACCGTTTCATCCAGCTGGTCGGCTTGTCCGGGCATGAAAAGAAGTTCCCGAAGGAGCTGTCGGGCGGCATGAAGCAGCGCGTGCAGCTGGCCCGGGTACTGGCGAATGATCCGGCCATTCTGCTGATGGATGAACCGTTCGGCGCGCTGGATGCGATGACCCGGCGTACCATGCAGAAGGAGCTGGTCAATATCTGGCGGGAGACGCATAAGACGGTTATTTTCGTCACCCATGATATTCAGGAGGCGCTGCTGCTCGGGGAGCGGATCGGCATCATGTCGGTCGGCCCCTCCTCCAACATCACGGATGTTTATGACAATCCGCTGCCTTTTCCGCGGGACGTGGCTTCCCCTGAGTTCTACTCGCTGTATAACAAGATTCAGGGTCATTTTGAAGAATAGATAAGGGTGTGACAGATGATGAAATGGGTGGAGAAAAAATGGGTCTCCGTCACGCTGCTGTGGCTGGCCGCTTTATGCATCTGGCAGCTGGGGGCGCTGATCTACGGTCCTGACGTTATTCCGGGGCCGTGGGCCACGCTGCAGGGCGGCCGCGAGCTGCTTAGTGACGGTACCCTGATGCAGTACATCGGGATCAGCTTTTACCGGGTGCTGGTGGGCTGGGTGCTCGGCAGCCTGCTGGCTGTTCCGGTGGGCCTGATCATCGGCAAAGTGAATATTATCCGGATTTTTGCCGAGCCGTTCCTGAACTTTATCCGCTTTATACCGCCGATTGCCTTCATCACCCTGTTTCTGGTCTGGTTCGGAATCGGGGAGCAGTCCAAGATTGCCCTGATCATGTACGCCACATTTTTTATCGTGGTGCTGAACACCCTAACCGGCGTGATGGCGGTGGAGGAGGACAAAATCCGCTCCGCCCGCAGCATGGGGGCCAGCGAATGGCAGATACTGCTGCATGTCATCGTTCCGGCGACCACGCCGTATATTTTCACGGGTATCCGCCTGGCAATGGGCACTTCCTATATGGCGATTATCGGCGCTGAAATGATCGCTTCAAACGAGGGTGTGGGCTATCTAATCTGGAACTCGCGGCTGTTTTTCCGGACGGACTGGATTTTTGTAGGGCTGTTCTGCCTCGGCTTCATGGGCTTCTTTACGGACCGGCTGTTTAACTGGTTTGGCCGCAAGGTGCTGTACCGGTATGGTGTGGTGAGTGTGGCAGCGCGCAAGCGTTAGCCTTGCTGGCTGCACCGGAGCGGCTTTCAATCCTGCATGCTATAATGTAAGGGCAACAGCACACAGCAAACGGGATTTGAAAGGGGCAGCAGCCTGATGGAAGTAACCGCACAGGAAGTAGCGGAGTGGATGGTCAAGGAGATCCGGTTCACCGGAACCCTGCACCAAACTGCCGCGATTGAATATGTTAAGGCCAACTTCGGCGAGCAGTTTGTGTTTGTGAACGAGAACGGAAACGCCTCGCTGGCCAAGGATGTGAAGAAGGCGTTCCGCAAGCTGCACGGCGGACGGATCGCCTGGGACCGCGATGCTTTTTTGTGGGCCTGGACGTAGCACAGCAAAAAGGACCATTGCCCGGTGCGGGCGATGGTCCTTTTGCTGTATGGGGCCTGTCTGCGGCGGCAGAGATGACGGCGCCTGTGAGTTAGGCCAACCGGCTATGCCGTGCCGCAGGTCGGCAGTCCGGCATGGCACAGACAATGGCCCGCCGATTGCTTATACAGGCACCTCACGGGTGCTCTTCTCCATCGGCGAGCTGCACAGCGGGCAGGGCTTGGAGGCCAGGTGGTCCTCCGCTCCGCCGGCCTTCATCCGGGTCCAGCCCGGACAGCGGGCGCCGGTACAGTTCCAGACGGGAACTGTATGGGTCCGGGCGTTTCCTGCTGCACCGGAGGTGTGCACCCTGGACACTCCGATTCTGCTCACGGAAACAGTAGAAGTCGTGGTGGCAGCAGGTCTGGACGGCGCAACAGCAGAGCGGAAGGCAGACAGCATGAAGCGGGACACCTCTGCCTTCTTGCCCCGGTGTCTGGCCGGAGAGCTGATGAACAGCTCCTCCCGCGCTCTGGTGACGGCGACGTAGGCGAGCCGGCGCTCTTCCTCCAGTGCGGCGGCACCGGAGTCGCTGCCTGCTCTGAAGCTGCCGGCGGCCGGCAATTTGGCAGCCTTGCGGTCCTTCAGCCGGTCGCCCTCGAGCGCCGAGCTATGGGGCAGGATGCCTTCCGAAGCGCCAAGCAGGAAGACAACGGGAAACTCCAGCCCCTTGGATTTGTGGATGGTCATCAGCGCAATCCGGTTGCCCTGCTCCTTTAGTCCGCTCTGGCGGCTTAATTCGTTGCGTTCAGTAATACTGGCAATGAACTCAAGAAAAGCAGGGACGCTGTCAAATCTTTCGGCCGAGGTTTCCAGCTCATCGAGCATTTCTTTCAGGGTCTCGCGGTGCAGGGTAGCCTGATGGCGTTCATTGGCTTCGATGAAGTAGTCATAGAAGCTGGTACGGATGCGGCGGATCGCCTGCAGCGGTGTCAGCACGGCGAGGCCCCGGATCAGCTCCAGCCGCTCGCGCAGCTTGGTGCCCTTGAAATCCTCCATCCCCGGGAGGGAGAGGAGATGAATCAGCGGGCCCTGCTTGGGCTGGACGGCTTCCATCCGCCGGATATGCTCCATGCCGGTTTCCCGGCTCATATACAGGGTCGGCAGGATACTCTCCATTGCGGCAAAATCGCGCCGGTTGAGTGACAGCCGCAGATGATCCAGCACCGGCAGGATCAGCCAGTGCTCGTACAGCAGCTGCCCTTCACCGTAATCGATATACGGAATGTCCCGCAACAGCAGCAGCTCCAGCACGGCCCGGTTGCTGCTGGAGGCCCGGTACAACAGGGTGAAATCGCGGTATTCCCTCTTACCGCTGCCGATTTCACTTAAGATATGCTCTACAATCTGCTCCGCTTCCTCGTCCGCGGTCTGCGGACGCAGATAGCGGGGCTGTGCGCCGCCGTTTCTGGCGGCCTGCAGCGTTTTGGAACGGCGGCGCAGGTTATGGCGGATGATGCCGTTGCCGAGACCGATAATGGCCGGGCCGGAACGGTAGTTGATATCCAGGGTGATTACCTTTGCCCCGGGATAGAGCTTTTCAAATTCCAGAATAAATTCACTGCGCGCACCGTTAAAGGAATAGATCGTCTGGTCATCGTCACCGACAACCATCAGGTTGTTGTGCGGGTAAGCGATCATTTTGACCAGCTCGTATTGCAGTTCGTTTGTATCCTGGAACTCATCGACCATGACGTACTGGAACTTCTGCTGCAGATCCTGCAGCAGATGGGGCTGATCAAGCAGCATTTTATAGGCAATCAGCAGCACATCATCAAAGTCCATTTTGTTATGATCCAGTTTCCACTGCTCATAGCGGGTTAGAATGGCCTTCATTTCCTGCTCGGCGGTGTTCGTTTCGGGAAGCGTAACGGCATCCCTCATATTCATCTTGCAGGAAGACAGCAGGGCCAACAGTGTTTCCGGCGGATAGGCATCCTTGGGCAAGCCCAGCTCCCGCATAATCTGCTTCAGCAGGATGTGCTGGCGGCGTGTCTCGTGAAAGATGTCCTGCCGCAGTCCCTGGCGCCGTAAAAAATAGAGGAAAAACGAGTGGAAGGTACGGGCCTGCAGGCGCGCGGCATCGCCTTCGGCGACACCCGGCAGCACAGCAATCCGCTCGCGCATCTCCGCTGCCGCTTTGCTGGAGAAGGTAAGCAGCAGCATCCGGCTGGGGGAAATCCCCCGCACGGACAATAAATAACCGGTTCTGCAGATCAGCACTGACGTTTTGCCGGAGCCTGCACCAGCCAGCGTCAGCAGCGGTCCTTCATGATGCCGTACC contains these protein-coding regions:
- a CDS encoding ABC transporter substrate-binding protein — protein: MKKSGTWYGSVVLLLSLSLVTILSGCSSKGDAAASGEAGGSQPAALKIKIADTNTNPVFRVAADKGFFKNHNIDAEIVTFASPAEGVNALFIKQVDVAYGADFPVLNAVSKGGYSIIASAGQATDQAAAAWKLYVRDDIQSAADLKGKNLSFIRGTFIPYLWDEYLKEQGVALSDVTLTGQGGFDEAFIALKQGDIDAAWVIGSALVDKLAALENVHELSDMSKTPVRLGMGIVSSDDFISANPDGIGNFLAAVDEASAYAQEHPEEVADLMYDEVKQPKENTLKDLPLNPWIIGFTPAAYDSLAGQKEYMISAGIIEKDFDLKATIHLGPLKKVLPDTVTYGE
- a CDS encoding ABC transporter permease, whose product is MKWVEKKWVSVTLLWLAALCIWQLGALIYGPDVIPGPWATLQGGRELLSDGTLMQYIGISFYRVLVGWVLGSLLAVPVGLIIGKVNIIRIFAEPFLNFIRFIPPIAFITLFLVWFGIGEQSKIALIMYATFFIVVLNTLTGVMAVEEDKIRSARSMGASEWQILLHVIVPATTPYIFTGIRLAMGTSYMAIIGAEMIASNEGVGYLIWNSRLFFRTDWIFVGLFCLGFMGFFTDRLFNWFGRKVLYRYGVVSVAARKR
- a CDS encoding ABC transporter ATP-binding protein, with translation MSSLSNRHAIQIEQLRKSYSAQTTGDVHYIIKDVNLVIKGGEFFVLLGPSGCGKSTLLNMIAGFVSKSGGNLKVDNVEIDRPGRDRAVVFQQADSSLFPWLTVRENVEFGLRMKKTPKAERKEISDRFIQLVGLSGHEKKFPKELSGGMKQRVQLARVLANDPAILLMDEPFGALDAMTRRTMQKELVNIWRETHKTVIFVTHDIQEALLLGERIGIMSVGPSSNITDVYDNPLPFPRDVASPEFYSLYNKIQGHFEE
- a CDS encoding aryl-sulfate sulfotransferase, encoding MGHSTIYPTGATVYNPAKAWSGYTVYQAGEEGVVLIDMNGKEVHLWQGLLGFPAKILPGGYVLGSTGRRDPKFGIQDNVDLVQVDWDGNIVWKFNGYEHIEDPGYEPLWYARQHHDYQREGNPVGYYAPGLDPQVHSGKTLILAHKNLHNHEISNKELLDDTILEVDWDGKIIWEWKASDHFAELGFDEAARNVLFRDPNTRSFGHLGGGVGDWLHINSASYVGPNKFYDNGDERFHPDNIIWDAREANIIAITDRATGAVVWRLGPDYSLPELKHIGWIIGQHHAHIIPKGLPGEGNVLVFDNGGWGGYGLPNPASPFGQKNAVRDHSRILEINPVTFEIEWQYTSAEAGFSVPTDSYKFYSPYISSAQRLPNGNTLITEGSNGRLFEVTAEHEIVWEYVSPYTDRRNTNMVYRSYRVPYAWVPQLAKPQETEIEPIDVTTFRVPGAAPKGSDSVVSVATTLPFVEGAACVATSDEGVLQRKG
- a CDS encoding UvrD-helicase domain-containing protein encodes the protein MNKLLFHNIPLGASGERIPQAAIASARTSRETVKPGEGDAAYFRRLEEGGILLNPPQIAAVRHHEGPLLTLAGAGSGKTSVLICRTGYLLSVRGISPSRMLLLTFSSKAAAEMRERIAVLPGVAEGDAARLQARTFHSFFLYFLRRQGLRQDIFHETRRQHILLKQIMRELGLPKDAYPPETLLALLSSCKMNMRDAVTLPETNTAEQEMKAILTRYEQWKLDHNKMDFDDVLLIAYKMLLDQPHLLQDLQQKFQYVMVDEFQDTNELQYELVKMIAYPHNNLMVVGDDDQTIYSFNGARSEFILEFEKLYPGAKVITLDINYRSGPAIIGLGNGIIRHNLRRRSKTLQAARNGGAQPRYLRPQTADEEAEQIVEHILSEIGSGKREYRDFTLLYRASSSNRAVLELLLLRDIPYIDYGEGQLLYEHWLILPVLDHLRLSLNRRDFAAMESILPTLYMSRETGMEHIRRMEAVQPKQGPLIHLLSLPGMEDFKGTKLRERLELIRGLAVLTPLQAIRRIRTSFYDYFIEANERHQATLHRETLKEMLDELETSAERFDSVPAFLEFIASITERNELSRQSGLKEQGNRIALMTIHKSKGLEFPVVFLLGASEGILPHSSALEGDRLKDRKAAKLPAAGSFRAGSDSGAAALEEERRLAYVAVTRAREELFISSPARHRGKKAEVSRFMLSAFRSAVAPSRPAATTTSTVSVSRIGVSRVHTSGAAGNARTHTVPVWNCTGARCPGWTRMKAGGAEDHLASKPCPLCSSPMEKSTREVPV